The region GCGCCGGCGTGGTGATCAGCCGCGCCATCATCCGCGACCTGTACGCCGATGCGGCGGCCGCGCGCCTGCTGTCGCTGGTGACGATGATCTTTTCCATCGCCCCGGCCGTGGCGCCCATTTTGGGCGGCTGGATCGTCATCTGGTTCGACTGGCGCTCGATCTTCCTGTTCCTCGCTTTCTACACGGTGATCCTGCTGGCGTTCTGCTACTGGCGCCTGCCCGAAACCCTGCCGGTGGAAAAGCGCCAGCCGTTCAATCCCCGTTTCCTGGCATCGAGCTACGGCCAGATCCTGCGCTCGCCCCTGTTCCACATCAAGGCCGGCATCGTCGCCCTCAATTTCGCAGGCCTGTTCCTGTTCATCACGGCCGCGCCGGAAATGCTGCCCAAGCAGCTGGGCCTGGGCCCGTCGCAATTCGGCTGGCTGTTCATTCCCTGCGTGAGCGGCATTTTCATGGGCGCCGCGGCGGCCAACCGCATCGCCGGCAAGGTGACGTTCGCGCGCCAGATCGGCATCGGCTTTGCCTTCCTGCTGTGCGCGGCCAGCGTCAATGTCGTGTACCACCTGTTCCTGCCGCCCTCGCTGCCATGGTCGGTGCTGCCGCTGTTCTTCTACACCTTCGGCATGTCGCTGGTGGGGCCGGGCGCGACCTTGCTGGCGCTGGACCTGTTCCCGCATATCCGCGGCACGGTCGCCTCGTGCCAGTCGTTCGCCAGCACCATGCTCGGCGCGGTGGTGGCCGGCGTGATCTCGCCCTTGTTGTCCGGCTCCGTGTTGTGGCTGGCCTCCGGGCAGCTGGCGTTTACGGCGCTGGCGCTGGCCCTGTGGCTGATTTCGCGGCGCTTCCGCCATCGTTTGCTAGGTTCCTTCAAGGCATAAGTTTCCACTGCAGAACGCTGGATTTATTTCAACTTAATTTTCTATATTGCAAGTAATATCCGGCGCTTATGATAAGATGACTTTTTTTCCCGGCATCCTCTCAGGCGACATTTTTTGGGTTACAGGAGTGGAGGATTCCTCTGACGTGGCCGCGCTTTGCTGCTGAGCGCGCTTCCTTTTCGAACCGGCAATGCCTGATACGATGCATCAATCTGATCAAGATATACGCAATCGCCTGCTGATTGCCCGTCTGCCGGCCATGCCGCAGATTCTCATCAAGCTGATCGCCCACCTGCAGGCCGACGACGCCGGCATGCCGGAACTGGCCGCCCTGATCGCCAAGGATGCGGGCATGACCAGCAAGATCCTCGGCGTGGCCAACAGCTCGGCGTATCACCGCCAGGGCCGGGTCGTCAGCCTGGAACAGTCGCTCGTCTCGCTGGGCACGGACATGATCAAGACCCTGGTCATCAGCGAATCCGTGTTCCAGACCTTCAGCAGCTTCCCCCATTCCGGCAGCACCGATTTGCGCGCATTCTGGAAAAGTTCGCTGTCGGCCGCCGTCATGGCGCGTGCGCTGGCCAAGGCCATGGCCTATCCGCATGTCGAAGAAGCGTACCTGGCGGGCCTGCTGCACAATGTGGGCCGCCTGGCCCTGCTGGCCACGGCGCCGAAGGAATACGCGTTCAATTTCACGGCCCGCGACGATGCCGCCCTGTGCGCGGTGGAGCAGCGCACCCTGCAGATCACGCATGCCGAAGCGGGTGCCTGGCTGATCGAGCGCTGGCACCTCGATTCCTTCCTGGCCGACAGCGTGCTGTATCACCATGAACCGCTGGCGCGCCTGGAGGCGAGCCATCCCCTGATCCGCATCGTGCGCCTGGCGCACCTGCTGTGCTGCCACGCCGGCGATGCGGAGTCGATCGCGCAGGCGGCGCGCCTGTGCGCGCTGGACGTCGAGGTGCTGGAGACCCTGGCCGGCAGCGTCGCGCGCCAGGTGGAACAGGCCGCGCAGCACCTGGGCATCGACCTGGCCGGCGCCGACGATATCGCCACGCCGCCGGCATTCGCGCCGCCTGCCGTCGATCCGGTGCAGCAGCGCCTGTCCGACGAAGTGCGCAATATGGTGCTGGTGTCCGAAGTGGGCCAGACTTTCGCCCGCCAGCAGGGCGAGACCAGCCTGCTGGAAGCCATCACGCGTTCGGCGCGCATCCTGTTCGACTTCGAGACTACCGTCATCCTGCTGCAAAACCCCACCGGCCATGCGCTGGTGGGCGTGGCGGCGGGAGAACAGCAGCACCGCCTGGCCGGTTTTTCCGTGCCGCTGGCGAAGGGCGGGCCATTGGCCGCCTCGGCGCTCGAATGCAGCCTGGCCTTTCTGAAAGGCGACATGCCGGGCCTGGGCATCGTCGAGGAGCAGCTGTTCCGCATCCTCGGCACCGACAGCCTGGTCTGCCTGCCGCTGGTGGCGGGCCAGCGCAGCCTGGGCGTGCTGATTGGCGGCGTGGCGGCGTGGCAGATTCCCGCCTGCCAGAAGCGCGAGGGCTTCCTGCGCGCTTTCGGCAACCAGGCCGCCAGCGCGCTGGAAACGGCGATCAGCGCGCGCGGCCTGGCGCGGCGCCAGCTCGATCACGTGGCCGAGGAATACCGCGAAGCGTCGCGCCGCGTGGTGCATGAGGTGAACAACCCGCTGTCGATTATCAAGAACTACCTGAGCGTGCTCGATCACAAGCTCGAGAAGCAGGAGCCGGTGACGGGCGAGATGTCGATCCTGAACGAAGAGATCGACCGCGTCGGGCAGTTGATCAATGGCCTGGCTGACCTGCAGCCGGCGGTAGCCAGCGGCGTCACCGATTGCGCGCGCGTCGTCGACGATGTGCTGCGCCTGTTCCGCGCCACCGATTTCCTGCCGTCGAAAATCGAGGTGGTCACGCGCATGCAGGATGCGCCATGCGAGGTGGAGGCCGATGCCGACATGCTCAAGCAGATCCTGCTCAACCTGCTGAAAAATGCCGTCGAGGCCTTGCCGGACGGCGGCCGCATCGAAGTGGCGAACCGGGGCCATGTCAACCGCGACCGACGCCTGTACCTGGAACTGTGCGTCAGCGACAATGGCGCCGGCCTGGCGCCTGAGGTGCTGGCCAACCTGTTCTCGCCCGTGCGCAGCAGCAAGCCGGGCGCGCATCATGGCCTGGGCTTGTCCATCGTGCACGACCTGGTCACGCGCCTGCATGGCGTGATCGGCTGCCGCAGCGGCAAGGGCGGCACCTCGTTTGAAATCCTGCTGCCCCTGCCGCAGGCCGCCGCCGCTGCCACCGTTTCCGATGCCGTGCCCGCGCTCGGCAATACCGCTCTATCTTCGTAACGCCCATGAATTCCTCCGCCACTCCGCTTGACCTGGAAAATAGCCCGCGCATCCTGCTGGTCGACGACGAGCCCCGGCTGCTCGCCTCCCTGCATGAATTGCTGAAGGACCGTGGCTATCAGCTGTACACGGCCACCTGCGGCAGCGAGGCGCTGGCGCAATTGGCGAAACTGCGCTTCGACCTGATCCTGCTGGACCTGCGCCTGCCCGACATGAGCGGCCATGAAATCATGGACCACATCAACCGGCGCGGCATCGAGGGCGACGTCATCGTCATGAGCGGCGATGTCGGCATCGAGGCGGCCATCGGCGCCCTGAAGCGTGGCGCCTACGATTACCTGCGCAAGCCGTACAGCCGCGAGGAACTGCTCAAGACGGTGGAAAACGCGCTGCAAAAGCGCCGGCTGGCGCTGGAGAACGAACGCATCGCGCTGCAGCTGGAAAACTCGGAAAAGATGTACCGCTACCTGGTCGACAGCTCGCCCGACATCATCTATACGCTGAACCACGAAGGCCGCATCACCTTCATCAACGACCGCGTGCACCAGTTGCTGGGCTTTAGCCGCGAAGAGCTGATCGGCAGCCATTATTCCATCCTCGTGCACGACGAAGACCAGGAGCGGGCGCGCTATGCCTTCAACGAACGTCGCCTCGACGAGCGCGCCTCGCGCAATGTGGAACTGCGCCTGAAGTGCCACAGCGGCAGCGGCAATGACCGCACCTTCAACAATACCCTGATGACGATCCCGCTCAATTCGATCGGCGTGCACAGCCTCGATCACGAAGCGAAAAAGCAGGAATACTTCGGCACCTACGGCGTGGCGCGCGACATCACCGACCGCAAGCGCGCCGAGGAGGTGATCTCCTACCAGGCTTACCACGATATCCTGACGGATCTGCCGAACCGCATGCTGTTCAAGGACCGCCTGGGACTGGCCGTGATCCAGGCGCGCCGCAAGCTGACGGAGCTGGCCGTGATGTTCATCGACCTGGATCGCTTCAAGCTGGTCAACGATACCCTGGGCCACGTGAAGGGTGACGAATTGCTGCAGCAAGTGGCGCTGCGCCTGAAGGACTGCCTGCGCCGCGGCGATACGCTGGCGCGCCAGGGCGGCGACGAATTCACGATCGTGCTGCCGGAATTGCGCGACCGCCAGGATGCGCGCCTGATCGCCGACAAATTCCTCGAATGCCTGCACCAGCCGTTCGACCTTGACGGCAACCAGGTGCATATCTCGGCCTCGATCGGCATCGCCATCTATCCGGGCGACGGCGAGACCATCGACGAACTGCTGCGCCATGCCGACATCGCCATGTACCAGGTCAAGGCGCTGGGCAAGAACGGCCACAGTTTTTATCACGAGTCGATGCTCGACGTGTCGCACCAGAAGATCGCGCTCGAGCAAAGCCTGCGCAAGGCGCTGGAGCTGAACCAGCTGGAAATGTATTACCAGCCGCAGGTGGACGTGACGACGGGCCGCATCGTCGGCGCGGAGGGGTTGATGCGCTGGAACCACCCGCAGCGCGGGCTGCTGACGGCTGGCGAATTCCTGCCGTTCGCGGAAGAAAACGGCCTGATGCTGCCGATCTCGGACTGGATGCTGGGCGCGCTGTGCCGCGACCTGCTGCAATGGAATGCGGCCGGCGGCGAAGCCGTGCGCCTGTCGCTAAACCTGTCGCCGCAATACCTGGACCGGGGCGACTTTTTCGAGAAGATGCGCGGCGCGCTGACGCGCTACGGCATCGCGCCGGAAAAGATCGAAGTGGAAATCACGGAAAACATCTGCATCCGCAATCCGCAGTATGCGATCGAGCAGTTGAACAAGCTGTGCCAGCTGGGCGTGTCGGTGGCCATCGACGATTTCGGCACCGGCTATTCGTCGCTGTCGTACCTGCACCGCTTCCCTATCCACACGATCAAGATCGACCAGTCGTTTGTGAAGGAAATTCACGACGAGCACGGGCATTATCCCGTCATCCTGGCCATCATCTCGATCGCGCGCGGCCTGGGCCTGCACCTGATCGCCGAGGGCGTGGAAACGGAAGGGCAGGCGCGCTACCTGCAAGACAAGGGCTGCACCACGATGCAGGGCTATCTGTATCACCGGCCCATTTCGCTGGGCAGCTTCATCGCCGTGCTGCAGGAGCAGAACCGCCTGATCGCCGATGGCGTGCCTGCGGTACCCCAGACGCTTGCCGTCGAGGCCTGATCCATGCCGGTCGCCGACGCCCGTTACACGGCCGATTACCTGCGTTTGAAAGGACTGGCCGAGAAGGGCAATGCGAATGCCCAGCACAGCCTGGGCTTCATGCATTTCAATGGCCAGGGCATCGAGCAAAGCTATGCGCTGGCGCTGCACTGGTATGGCCTGGCCGCCGCGCAGGGACTCGAACACGCGCAATACAACCTGGGCGTGATGTGCCAGAAAGGCCAGGGCGTGGCGCAGGATTTTGCGCAGGCCGCGCAGTGGTACCTGAAGGCGGCCGAACAGGGCTACGCGGCGGCGCAGTACAACCTGGGCTGGCTGTATGCCAAGGGCCAGGGCATCGCGCAGGACAGCGGCCAGGCCATGCTGTGGTTCAGCCGCGCGGCCGAACAGGGCGACGCGGGCGCGCAAAACAATCTGGGCATGATGTACGACAACGGCAAGGGCGTGCCGCAGGACTTCGCGCAGGCGATCGCCTGGTACCGCAAGGCGGCCGAGCAGGGGTATGCGCGCGCGCAGTTCAACCTCGGCCTGCGTTATGACAATGGGCAGGGCGTGCGGCAGGACCGCCAGCAAGCGACGGCCTGGCTGCGCAAGGCTGCCGAGCAGGGCTATGCGCCGGCCCAGTTCAACCTGGCGCTGCGCTATGAAAATGGCGACGTGCTGCCGCAGGACAGCGGGCAGGCGATCGCCTGGTACCGGCGCGCGGCGCAGCAGGGGCACGCCAGCTCGCAGTTCAACCTGGGCCTGATCTACGACAATGGCCAGGGCGTGCCGTGCGATAAACAGGCGGCGCTCGGCTGGTACATCAAGGCGGCGGACCTGGGCCACGCGGCGGCCCAGCATAACCTGGGCCTGCACCACGAACATGGCGCGCACGACTACACCCAGGCGCAGCGGTTTTACCGCCAGGCCGCCGAACAGGGTTTTCCCGCCGCCCAGTATCAGCTGGCGCTGCTGTACGAGCATGGGCAGGGCA is a window of Janthinobacterium sp. 1_2014MBL_MicDiv DNA encoding:
- a CDS encoding multidrug effflux MFS transporter, with the protein product MFPTPPANVPPDPVTPVPPPTPSHMAPLSRGALAMMLAGLSMLGPLSIDTYLPAFGAIQGSLQASPLEVQQSLTFYMLAFAGMVLWHGAISDTFGRRNVILVSLLMFAIGSLGCASAHTVHYLWFFRIMQGVSAGAGVVISRAIIRDLYADAAAARLLSLVTMIFSIAPAVAPILGGWIVIWFDWRSIFLFLAFYTVILLAFCYWRLPETLPVEKRQPFNPRFLASSYGQILRSPLFHIKAGIVALNFAGLFLFITAAPEMLPKQLGLGPSQFGWLFIPCVSGIFMGAAAANRIAGKVTFARQIGIGFAFLLCAASVNVVYHLFLPPSLPWSVLPLFFYTFGMSLVGPGATLLALDLFPHIRGTVASCQSFASTMLGAVVAGVISPLLSGSVLWLASGQLAFTALALALWLISRRFRHRLLGSFKA
- a CDS encoding HDOD domain-containing protein — protein: MPQILIKLIAHLQADDAGMPELAALIAKDAGMTSKILGVANSSAYHRQGRVVSLEQSLVSLGTDMIKTLVISESVFQTFSSFPHSGSTDLRAFWKSSLSAAVMARALAKAMAYPHVEEAYLAGLLHNVGRLALLATAPKEYAFNFTARDDAALCAVEQRTLQITHAEAGAWLIERWHLDSFLADSVLYHHEPLARLEASHPLIRIVRLAHLLCCHAGDAESIAQAARLCALDVEVLETLAGSVARQVEQAAQHLGIDLAGADDIATPPAFAPPAVDPVQQRLSDEVRNMVLVSEVGQTFARQQGETSLLEAITRSARILFDFETTVILLQNPTGHALVGVAAGEQQHRLAGFSVPLAKGGPLAASALECSLAFLKGDMPGLGIVEEQLFRILGTDSLVCLPLVAGQRSLGVLIGGVAAWQIPACQKREGFLRAFGNQAASALETAISARGLARRQLDHVAEEYREASRRVVHEVNNPLSIIKNYLSVLDHKLEKQEPVTGEMSILNEEIDRVGQLINGLADLQPAVASGVTDCARVVDDVLRLFRATDFLPSKIEVVTRMQDAPCEVEADADMLKQILLNLLKNAVEALPDGGRIEVANRGHVNRDRRLYLELCVSDNGAGLAPEVLANLFSPVRSSKPGAHHGLGLSIVHDLVTRLHGVIGCRSGKGGTSFEILLPLPQAAAAATVSDAVPALGNTALSS
- a CDS encoding EAL domain-containing response regulator encodes the protein MNSSATPLDLENSPRILLVDDEPRLLASLHELLKDRGYQLYTATCGSEALAQLAKLRFDLILLDLRLPDMSGHEIMDHINRRGIEGDVIVMSGDVGIEAAIGALKRGAYDYLRKPYSREELLKTVENALQKRRLALENERIALQLENSEKMYRYLVDSSPDIIYTLNHEGRITFINDRVHQLLGFSREELIGSHYSILVHDEDQERARYAFNERRLDERASRNVELRLKCHSGSGNDRTFNNTLMTIPLNSIGVHSLDHEAKKQEYFGTYGVARDITDRKRAEEVISYQAYHDILTDLPNRMLFKDRLGLAVIQARRKLTELAVMFIDLDRFKLVNDTLGHVKGDELLQQVALRLKDCLRRGDTLARQGGDEFTIVLPELRDRQDARLIADKFLECLHQPFDLDGNQVHISASIGIAIYPGDGETIDELLRHADIAMYQVKALGKNGHSFYHESMLDVSHQKIALEQSLRKALELNQLEMYYQPQVDVTTGRIVGAEGLMRWNHPQRGLLTAGEFLPFAEENGLMLPISDWMLGALCRDLLQWNAAGGEAVRLSLNLSPQYLDRGDFFEKMRGALTRYGIAPEKIEVEITENICIRNPQYAIEQLNKLCQLGVSVAIDDFGTGYSSLSYLHRFPIHTIKIDQSFVKEIHDEHGHYPVILAIISIARGLGLHLIAEGVETEGQARYLQDKGCTTMQGYLYHRPISLGSFIAVLQEQNRLIADGVPAVPQTLAVEA
- a CDS encoding tetratricopeptide repeat protein, producing MPVADARYTADYLRLKGLAEKGNANAQHSLGFMHFNGQGIEQSYALALHWYGLAAAQGLEHAQYNLGVMCQKGQGVAQDFAQAAQWYLKAAEQGYAAAQYNLGWLYAKGQGIAQDSGQAMLWFSRAAEQGDAGAQNNLGMMYDNGKGVPQDFAQAIAWYRKAAEQGYARAQFNLGLRYDNGQGVRQDRQQATAWLRKAAEQGYAPAQFNLALRYENGDVLPQDSGQAIAWYRRAAQQGHASSQFNLGLIYDNGQGVPCDKQAALGWYIKAADLGHAAAQHNLGLHHEHGAHDYTQAQRFYRQAAEQGFPAAQYQLALLYEHGQGMPADAREAVFWYRKAADQGHVRAQFGLGLRYEHGQGVPQDLSLALAWYARAAEQDYAPAQYLQGVLHDRDDGPAPDSQRACACYCRAAAQGHSLAQFALGLRHDNGQDVPQDYAAAREWYALAAHQGHARAQMNLGLMAACGQGGPVDVQQAYIWLSMAAAAGVAGAEKSLRQTASRMRETDLLQVRQRMAALAD